The following coding sequences lie in one Salmo salar chromosome ssa13, Ssal_v3.1, whole genome shotgun sequence genomic window:
- the LOC106567928 gene encoding serpin H1, with protein sequence MWVTNLVVMALLATAASADTAASTDKVLSNHATLLADNSASLAFSLYQNIAKEKDLENILISPVVVASSLGLVALGGKGSTTSQIKTVLNANKVKDEQLHAGLAELLEEVSNSKARNVTWKISNHLYSPSSVNFADAFVKSSKKHYKYDHTKINFKNKKSALKSINDWAAKSTDGKLPEVTKDVEKTDGAMIINAMFFKPHWDEQFHHKMVDNRGFLVSHTHTVGVPMMHRTGIYGFHDDTVNKLFILSMPLAHKKSSLVFFMPYHVEPLERLEKLLTRKQLEDWMGKLKETAVAVSLPKVCMEVSHNIQKHLGELGLTEAVDKTKADLSNISGKKDLYLSNVFHASAMEWDTDGNPIDRSIFGTDKLKNPKLFYADHPFIFLVKDTKTNSILFLGRLVRPKGKKMRDEL encoded by the exons ATGTGGGTGACTAACCTGGTAGTCATGGCCCTATTGGCCACTGCAGCCTCCGCTGACACCGCCGCCTCGACAGACAAGGTCCTGAGCAACCACGCCACCCTGCTGGCTGACAACAGCGCCAGCCTGGCCTTCAGCCTCTACCAGAACATAGCCAAGGAAAAGGACCTGGAGAACATCCTCATCTCCCCGGTGGTGGTGGCCTCTTCCCTGGGCCTGGTGGCACTCGGGGGCAAGGGCTCCACCACCTCCCAGATCAAGACTGTGCTGAACGCTAACAAAGTGAAGGACGAGCAGCTGCACGCTGGCCTGGCCGAGCTCCTGGAGGAGGTCAGCAACTCCAAGGCCCGTAACGTCACCTGGAAGATCAGCAACCATCTATACAGCCCCAGCTCGGTCAACTTTGCAGATGCCTTTGTCAAGAGCAGCAAGAAGCACTACAAATATGACCACACTAAGATAAACTTCAAGAACAAGAAGAGCGCTCTGAAGTCCATCAACGATTGGGCGGCCAAATCCACCGATGGCAAGCTGCCCGAGGTAACCAAGGATGTGGAGAAGACTGATGGGGCCATGATCATCAACGCCATGTTCTTCAAAC CCCATTGGGATGAACAGTTCCATCATAAGATGGTGGACAACCGTGGCTTCCTGGTGTCTCACACTCACACTGTTGGTGTACCCATGATGCACCGCACAG GTATCTATGGCTTCCACGATGACACAGTGAATAAGCTGTTCATCCTGAGCATGCCCCTGGCCCATAAGAAGTCCAGCCTGGTGTTCTTCATGCCCTACCACGTGGAGCCCCTGGAGAGGCTGGAGAAGCTACTGACCCGTAAGCAGCTGGAAGACTGGATGGGCAAGCTAAAGGAGACAGCTGTTGCTGTGTCTCTGCCCAAAGTCTGCATGGAAGTCAGCCACAACATCCAG AAACACCTTGGGGAGCTGGGTCTGACTGAGGCTGTGGATAAGACCAAGGCGGACCTGTCCAACATCTCTGGGAAGAAGGACCTGTATCTGTCCAATGTCTTCCATGCCTCTGCCATGGAGTGGGACACCGATGGGAACCCCATAGACAGAAGCATCTTCGGCACAGACAAGCTGAAGAACCCCAAGCTGTTCTACGCTGACCATCCCTTCATCTTCCTGGTGAAGGACACCAAGACCAACTCCATCCTCTTCCTCGGCAGACTGGTGCGGCCTAAGGGCAAGAAGATGAGAGATGAATTATAA